TCTTCAGCGGAAAGGTTCAGGCCACCCAAAGCGGCGCGACCTTGACCAGCCAGACCTTGCGCGTGTTCTATGCCGACAAATTTACCGGCATCGACCGCATCGTGGCCGAAGGCGACGTACGTGTGCGTCAAGGCGGACGCTGGGCCACCGGTGAGCGAGCCGTGCTGGACGAGATCCATCACACCTTGGAAATGACCGGACAACCGGTTTTGCACGACGGTCCCAACCAAGTGGCTGGCAACCGAATTATCGTATATCTTGATAGCCAGAAAAGCGTGGTCGAAGGAGCCAACGCGGTGATTTTTCCGCGCGCGGCCGACCAGCAACAAGTCAGTACCCCCTGAACTGAAGCGATTGATTTACCCAGATGGCCCTTGAGGTAAAGCTCGGACAAGATTTACGCCTGCGTCAGCAGCTGGTGATGACGCCGCAACTCCAGCAGGCTATCAAGATCCTGCAGTTGGCGGTGCCGGAGCTGGAGCTGGTGGTCCAACGTGAGCTGGAACAGAACCCAATGCTGGAGCTGGCCGAACCCGGCAGCAGCGAGAGCCCGGTGGAGAGCGGCGAGGCTGCGGTCCACGGCGACGGCGAACCACTGAATGAGCTTCCCTCCGAGGCGGAGGAGTCGAATTTGCCCGCGCCTGAGACGCCGACGGAGGCGCCCTCACACGACGCGGCGGTGGAGTTGCGCGAGCTTGGGGCGCTGGAGAAGCTGGACTGGAAGGAGTATGCCGAGAACTATTCCAATAACTGGCAGGAAGGTTCGCTAGGGGGTGGCGAAGACGAGGAACGGCGGCCAACGGTGGAGAACACGCTGACCCGCAAAACCTCGTTGGAAGACCACTTGATTTGGCAATTGCGGTTGGCCTCCTTCAGCCCCCAGGAAAAGCAGATCGCCGCCGCCATCGTGTATAACCTCAATGAGGACGGTTATCTGGAAACGCCGCTGAGTGAATTGGCCAGTTTACTGGAATGCGAGCCAGCTCGGATCGAAGCAGTGCTCAAGCGGGTTCAGCGGCTAGACCCGCCGGGAGTGGCGGCTCGCGACTTGAGCGAATGCCTTAATTTGCAACTGGCCAACCTGGGGATGGAGGACTCGCTCGCCGCCCGCCTGGTGCGCTCGCATCTGGATCTGCTCGAGCGCCATCGGTATGCCGAAATCGCTAAGGCGCTCAATGTGCCAGTGACCCTGGTATCCCAGGCTGCCAAGGTGATTTCGCTGCTGGAGCCCAAGCCGGGGCGCGATTATGGTGGCCAGGAAGCGGTCTATATCGTCCCCGACGTAATCATCCACAAGATCGATGACGAATACGCGGTCTCGCTCAATGAGGAGGCGGTGCCACGGCTGCGCCTGTCGAGTTACTACCGGCGGGTGCTGCAGGATGGCGAGGCCAGCGCCGAGACCAAGGGCTATTTGCAGGAGCGGCTACGTTCGGCACAGTGGCTGGTCAAGTCGATTTATCAGCGCCAGCAGACGATCTACAAGGTCGCCTGCTCGATCGTGAAATTTCAGCGCGATTTTTTCGATCACGGCATCAGCCATCTGCGCCATCTGGTGCTCAAGGACGTCGCCGACGACATCGGGATGCATGAGTCCACCATCAGCCGGGCCACCGCCAACAAATACGCGCACACGCCCCAGGGAACTTTCGAGCTGAAGTTTTTTTTCACCTCGGGGGTCAAGGGGGCCAGCGGCGAGGACGTCAGCGCGGAGACGGTCAAAGACAAGATTCGGCAGATGGTGAGCCTGGAAAACCGGCGCGACCCGCTCTCGGACCAGGCCATTGCGGAAAGTTTGCGCCAGTCGGAGATCAATATCGCCCGCCGCACGGTGGCCAAATATCGTCAAGCCCTGGGCATTTTGCCGTCGGCACGGCGCAAGCAAGTCGATTAGAGGAAACCGCGCGAGGTAGCGGCACAACCACCAGGACGCCGAGCGATCGGGACCAGGGCGCCCCTTGCCTCATGGCCGCACCCTAAGCCAATGTATGAAGAACCGAAGGGCCTTGGGCTGCGAGCGCAGCGACGCCGAGCGTCGCGGCCGCGGTCGACGCAGGTCTGAACGGCAACTCAAGCGATGAAGATAACTGAAATTCTTTCTGCTGAAATGATCGTTCCCGAACTGCGCGGCACCACCAAAAACGAAGTCCTGGCCGAATTGTCCGCCTGCCTATGCACCGCCCATAAAGAAGTAACTCCAGCGCAGGTAACAGCGGTTTTGAGCGAGCGCGAAAATCTGGGCTCAACCGCCATTGGCGATGGCATTGCTATCCCTCACGGCAAGCTTAAGGGACTGAACCAAATCCTCGGGGTGTTTGGCCGCAGCCGCCAGGGCGTTGATTTCAATTCGCTGGATGGGCAACCCTCGCACCTGTTTTTTCTGTTAGTCGCGCCCGAGGACTCTGCCAGCTTGCATCTGAAGGCTCTGGCACGGGTGTCGCGCCTACTGCGCGATCCGAGTTTCCGCAGCCGTCTGATGGAAGCCGGGAAGCGCGAGGAATTGTTCGACCTCATCTGCGAGGAGGACAGCAAGTACTAGGTTGCGTTAAGGATCGCACTAGATCGGAGGCCCGGCCACCGCGCCAGTCACCCGCACTCTACCACTGCAATGTCCCTCCCGCGGAGCTTGACCAGGTGAACTGCGGCATCTCACCGCTGCCCTTCGCGCCCGAGTGACCGTAGCGGCTTTGCGTAAGCCATGGCGCAGGAGAAATATCCCAGGGTCCTGATCGTAACCGGGGTCGCCGGCTCGGGCCGCTTTACCGCGCTGCGGATGCTGGAGGATCTGGGGTTTTACTGCATCGATAATCTACCCGTGGTGCTGATGCCCTATGCGTTGGAGCTGGCCTTGCAATCCGGTCTGCCCCATCTCAAGGGGGTAGCGCTGGGGATTGACGCTCGGGAGCGATTGTTTTTCCCGCAATGGCCGCGGGTCTTCGCCGAGCAGGAACAGCGCGGCTATCGCCTGGAGGTGCTGTTTCTGGACGCCGCCGACGAAGTTTTGCTGCGTCGCTATTCAGAATCGCGCCGCCCTCATCCCTTGGCGGCGGGAGAAGTCAATCCGGCCCAGGGCATCCGGCGCGAGCGGACCGCCTTGGCCGAGTTACGCGAGCGGGCCACCCGAGTGATCGACACCAGCACGATTAGCGTGCACGAGCTGCGTGAGCTGATCGCGGGTCTGGCCGTGGATGCACCGCCGGGGTCGCGGATGGCGACTGAGCTGGTCTCCTTTGGCTTCAAGTATGGCATGCCCATCGGTCTGGACATCGTGCAGGATGTTCGTTTTATCCCCAATCCCTATTTCCGTGACGATCTGCGTGCGCTCAATGGACTGAACGAGCGGGTGAGCGCCTTCGTGCTGGCACAGCCTGCCGCCCAGACTTTTCTCACCCAATTCGAGGGGTTGTTGCGCAACCTCCTACCGCTCTACGAGCGCGAAGGGCGCAGCTACCTGGCAATCGGAGTAGGTTGTACCGGCGGGCGCCATCGCTCGCCGGCGCTGGTGGCCGAACTGGCGCACAAGCTAGGCGAATGGGGCTACAAGCCCAGCGTTCGCCATCAGCATATAGCCTTGTAAAACACCCATAATACGCCCGTGTGAATTTCCTTAGCGGCGCTGGGCCAAAACGAAATTCGCCATCCCTAAAAGATCCCATAATCCGCGCCCATAGAGCTGGCGGTGCAGCGGGTAGTAGCCAAGATTGAAGAGAATCACCGGCGGCGCCATCAGCATAACTCGCCGCCAATCACGGCGACGCCCCCAGCGTTCGATGCGGTATCCCCCGGCGGCCAGCCGATCGATAATCGCGCGGATATCGTAGACCCGCACATGGGTGGGATCGTCGTAAAAGTTCAGCACGCCATGGGCAGACGGAAGATTGTAGCTGCGATAGGAGGGGGTCTCCAAGTAAAACCAGCCCTCGGGCTTGAGTTTGTCCATCAGCCGTTCAATCACGGCCAGACCGTCGTGCAGATGCTCGACAACATGGCTCATGACGACGGCGTCGTAATAGACCGCGGGAATTTCCGCCAAATCGGATCGATCCAGGTCAGTAGCGAAAAACCGATCCATCGCGGCGCTCGCACAATTCGGTTGGCGATCCAAGCCGTGATATTCGGCAACATTAAGCCAGCGCCGGGTCAACCCACATGACTGGGTCCCACAGCCAACGTCAAGCAGCGCCAGTGGCCGTCGCCCGCAGCAACGGGCCAACATCCGCAAACCGAACGGACTCAGCCGGCGGCGTAACAGATTGCCCGTCGGAATTATCAGCTTTGACAATTCGGCTACTTGCCTTGGCGGTCAAGAGGTCGCTTAATCGACCAATCCATCGAACCTTCTTGAGCAATGGCAGCTCAAAGCCCCAGCATCACGGCGCGCGAAAGGCACCGCCCCCGCCTGGTCCTGATCGCCTCGCGCGATCTGTTCGAGCCCGGGATCCCCACGGTCTGCGCCCTGATGACCCGCGCGACCTGGCTGTGCCGCTTCTATCAGGTACATCTGGTCTCGCTGAATACGACCAAGGCCGCGCCCGCTTGCGCGCCGGTGCCCTTCGCCAGTCTGACCCTGGTTCCGCCCGCCACGCTTTTGCGCATGGTCGTTAATTGCGCACGCGCGCGGCTCGCGGGACAACCGATGCAGGAATGCTTTCATGGCAATCGCGTGGCGAGAGAGCGGGTCGGCCAACTGCTGGACTGGCTGATGCCCGACGTGATCATGCTTGATACCTTTCGCGCGCTTGCCTTTTTGCCCGCACGTTGGCGTGGGCGCGGCGCGCAGATTCTGGATCTTCACGACCTCCTCTCGGAGCGCTATCGTCGATTTTTAGAATCCCGGACCAGCGCCAATTTTTACGGCAAGGCGCTGGAATCGCATTGGGCGCCGTGGAGCGCTGTCGCCAACTGGCTCGCGCGCCCAATCCTGAGCCATGAGGCACGCGCACTAGCGCGGCGCGAAGCCATCGCGCCCTCGCAGTTTCGCGCGGTCACCCTGTGCTCGCCTCAGGAAGCCGAGGCGTTGCGCCGGCGCACCGGCGCCAGCAACATCCGGGCGATCCGACAGATGCTGGCCGAACTGGATTTGGAACAACCCGTGGCCCCACCCGATTTCGCCGCACACAGCGCTTACTTCGTGGGGATTCATCGCTATCCGCCCAATCTTGCGGCGTTGCGCCTGCTGCTCGACGAGATCCTGCCCGAAATCGCGCGGCACCATCCTGATTTTGTGCTGCATGTCGTGGGCAACGGCCTACCCCCCGAACTGGCGCATGCGCACGCGCGCAATCCCAACCTCCGCTTCGAGGGTTTTGTCGCCGATTTGAAACAGCATCTGCGCGCGATCCCGCTTTTGATCGCTCCCTTCGTCTCGGGCAGCGGAATCAAGACCAAAGTGGTTGAAGCGATGGCATGGGGCAAGGCGGTGGTGTCCAACGAAATTGGCTTCGAAGGACTGGAGCCGCGGCCCGATCACGAAGCCTTTCTGGCCGGTGACAGCGCGTCTTTCGCCAGCGCCACGCTGCGCGCGCTGGCCCATCCCAAGCGCACCGCGGCGATCGCCGCGCGCGGCTGCGCCATGGTGCGCGAAATGTACAACTGCGAGCGGCTGCTTGCGCAATGGCACGACCTGATCGAAACTGCGCGCCTGCCGCCGTCCACTCAACCCTCGCCGCAAGCTGCCTCGCCTTCGTCTCGACCCGGCTGGGGCAGAAACACGAACATGTTGGCATAGCCGCGGCCGAGCACACGCTGTTCGAGCGCGGGATCGAACAGCTCCAGCGCGCGCAATGCACCGCCCGCGCCCAGCAGAAAACCGCGGTACCCGCTGCGGGCGAGAAAGGCGAAGCGCGTTGCAATGGGTTCGCGCGCGTGGCGCTGCTCGATTTCAACCAGCAACACCGGCCGCGCTTGCGCCATCAGCAGGCGCGCGCCGCGCATAACTTCCAGCTCGTGCCCTTCAACATCGCACTTGATGAAAGTCGGGCGCCCCAGGCCGTTCAGCAAACTGTCCAGTCGCTGGCAGCGGACTTCGAGGGCGGCGCTAAGACTGTGGCGATGGATATCCTCCAGCGAGCCCAACGCATCGCGCAGCCGGCCGTTGGACTGCGCGGGAACGCGCATGGTCGCCCAGCCCTCGCGCGAGGACAAGGCCACGGAATGCAGCACCACGCGTGAATCGCGCGCAAAATTGGCGCGCAGCGCGGCCAGATTTTGCGGCAAGGGCTCGAAGGCATGTACGCAGCCGGTACGACCCACCAAAGCGGCCAGATAGCCGGTGAAGAGGCCACGACGAGCCCCGATATCGATCACCGTATCGCCCTTACGCACATACTTTCGCATCACCGCCATCTCGGCCGCGCGACCCAGTCGATACTTGAGCAGGCGCAGCTTCAGGGCCAGGGTCGGAACGCGATCATCAAGCACGGCGAGCAATGCATTCATGGGTCGAGCACCGAGCGGCGGGCGCTGATCGCGCGCAAGTCGGGGACATGGGCAAATTTTCCCCGCCATGGCGGGCCGCCACCTGACGCATCGGGCGCCGGCGAGCGCAGCTTGCGTAGCGCCGCGCCAATTACTTCTGCAACGCCAATCTCGGTCAGGCAGCGCTGATGGGCACAGCTGGTGCGATTGCAGGAATGGCACTCCACCCAGCGTTTGAGCACGGTATGCGCCGAACCCCACGGATGCCAGGTACCGTGCAGATCGGCGAAATGGAACACGGCCACGCAAGGCGTGCCCACTGCTGCGGCCAGATGCTGCAGGCCGGAGTCGTTGCAAATCAGCAAGCTCATATGCTTGAGCGCGGCTGCACTTTCCAGCAACGAGCACCGCCCGGCAAGGTTGAGCGCGCCCGCACCGATAGCCTCCGCTACCGCCCGCCCCAACTCGGCTTCTTCCGCACTCCCCAGCACGACCACTCCGTAGCCGACCTTGGACAATTCGCGTCCCACCGCCGCAAAGCGCGCCGCCGGCCAGCGTTTGAGCGCGACCAAGGCGCCGGGTGCGAGCGCCACCAGCGGCAGACCCTCCAAACCCGCTTGCTCCAGCC
This window of the Candidatus Binataceae bacterium genome carries:
- a CDS encoding glycosyltransferase is translated as MAAQSPSITARERHRPRLVLIASRDLFEPGIPTVCALMTRATWLCRFYQVHLVSLNTTKAAPACAPVPFASLTLVPPATLLRMVVNCARARLAGQPMQECFHGNRVARERVGQLLDWLMPDVIMLDTFRALAFLPARWRGRGAQILDLHDLLSERYRRFLESRTSANFYGKALESHWAPWSAVANWLARPILSHEARALARREAIAPSQFRAVTLCSPQEAEALRRRTGASNIRAIRQMLAELDLEQPVAPPDFAAHSAYFVGIHRYPPNLAALRLLLDEILPEIARHHPDFVLHVVGNGLPPELAHAHARNPNLRFEGFVADLKQHLRAIPLLIAPFVSGSGIKTKVVEAMAWGKAVVSNEIGFEGLEPRPDHEAFLAGDSASFASATLRALAHPKRTAAIAARGCAMVREMYNCERLLAQWHDLIETARLPPSTQPSPQAASPSSRPGWGRNTNMLA
- the rapZ gene encoding RNase adapter RapZ, whose amino-acid sequence is MAQEKYPRVLIVTGVAGSGRFTALRMLEDLGFYCIDNLPVVLMPYALELALQSGLPHLKGVALGIDARERLFFPQWPRVFAEQEQRGYRLEVLFLDAADEVLLRRYSESRRPHPLAAGEVNPAQGIRRERTALAELRERATRVIDTSTISVHELRELIAGLAVDAPPGSRMATELVSFGFKYGMPIGLDIVQDVRFIPNPYFRDDLRALNGLNERVSAFVLAQPAAQTFLTQFEGLLRNLLPLYEREGRSYLAIGVGCTGGRHRSPALVAELAHKLGEWGYKPSVRHQHIAL
- a CDS encoding class I SAM-dependent methyltransferase; the protein is MSKLIIPTGNLLRRRLSPFGLRMLARCCGRRPLALLDVGCGTQSCGLTRRWLNVAEYHGLDRQPNCASAAMDRFFATDLDRSDLAEIPAVYYDAVVMSHVVEHLHDGLAVIERLMDKLKPEGWFYLETPSYRSYNLPSAHGVLNFYDDPTHVRVYDIRAIIDRLAAGGYRIERWGRRRDWRRVMLMAPPVILFNLGYYPLHRQLYGRGLWDLLGMANFVLAQRR
- a CDS encoding LptA/OstA family protein, with product MLWTPAIIPAAQGSPASAKTNAVAKSAVGAVSKPARGADAASMVATQQAATAPFSPFRFTAGNGPVRIKADTLSVDYKARSVLFSGKVQATQSGATLTSQTLRVFYADKFTGIDRIVAEGDVRVRQGGRWATGERAVLDEIHHTLEMTGQPVLHDGPNQVAGNRIIVYLDSQKSVVEGANAVIFPRAADQQQVSTP
- a CDS encoding FkbM family methyltransferase codes for the protein MNALLAVLDDRVPTLALKLRLLKYRLGRAAEMAVMRKYVRKGDTVIDIGARRGLFTGYLAALVGRTGCVHAFEPLPQNLAALRANFARDSRVVLHSVALSSREGWATMRVPAQSNGRLRDALGSLEDIHRHSLSAALEVRCQRLDSLLNGLGRPTFIKCDVEGHELEVMRGARLLMAQARPVLLVEIEQRHAREPIATRFAFLARSGYRGFLLGAGGALRALELFDPALEQRVLGRGYANMFVFLPQPGRDEGEAACGEG
- a CDS encoding PTS sugar transporter subunit IIA is translated as MKITEILSAEMIVPELRGTTKNEVLAELSACLCTAHKEVTPAQVTAVLSERENLGSTAIGDGIAIPHGKLKGLNQILGVFGRSRQGVDFNSLDGQPSHLFFLLVAPEDSASLHLKALARVSRLLRDPSFRSRLMEAGKREELFDLICEEDSKY
- the rpoN gene encoding RNA polymerase factor sigma-54; this encodes MALEVKLGQDLRLRQQLVMTPQLQQAIKILQLAVPELELVVQRELEQNPMLELAEPGSSESPVESGEAAVHGDGEPLNELPSEAEESNLPAPETPTEAPSHDAAVELRELGALEKLDWKEYAENYSNNWQEGSLGGGEDEERRPTVENTLTRKTSLEDHLIWQLRLASFSPQEKQIAAAIVYNLNEDGYLETPLSELASLLECEPARIEAVLKRVQRLDPPGVAARDLSECLNLQLANLGMEDSLAARLVRSHLDLLERHRYAEIAKALNVPVTLVSQAAKVISLLEPKPGRDYGGQEAVYIVPDVIIHKIDDEYAVSLNEEAVPRLRLSSYYRRVLQDGEASAETKGYLQERLRSAQWLVKSIYQRQQTIYKVACSIVKFQRDFFDHGISHLRHLVLKDVADDIGMHESTISRATANKYAHTPQGTFELKFFFTSGVKGASGEDVSAETVKDKIRQMVSLENRRDPLSDQAIAESLRQSEINIARRTVAKYRQALGILPSARRKQVD